A section of the Leishmania panamensis strain MHOM/PA/94/PSC-1 chromosome 3 sequence genome encodes:
- a CDS encoding hypothetical protein (TriTrypDB/GeneDB-style sysID: LpmP.03.0710): MPCLPAPSSTPLISSIAGPLSLSHPALPGRLCTLTSWAWLRRRQRVDGVSANEKGGRGGESLTLPPPSCLLQCTRHHHQRCGSFLPPSLSMSSPAFSLSLLSTLYSHTTAHHTLVIGISSCPLSVTERCPSPHPTPPPLSAFTYAFPLTKRSPTAAALTTNRRALRLKSMRQFTRRTALTATALLAGSCVGRSGSAAAAAASSSSSSHKHSSVPPRHSRPVGGRGPVKDRFPPVPTDLADPRRRLAVLVDGSNPNLIPGGCTTVDQVYRTSALFTTVLPAVLQVGVPVLLRVFAHQLPAVWEPLLAGSSSSAAQGGSVSASLNPPTDGAGKPISLIPFPPPSSSSASAFTAAAIGTDVVPQVQLEHFRVERFIPLAMQIEADARHLYEFRHANKVEGVCYVCHEVDRAMYISLMEEQRTGSVELEGLLREITGKSQKVETKERQTAEAAFFNQYVLDELGMAGELLADSRSKNGA; this comes from the coding sequence ATGCCCTGCCTTcccgctccctcctccacgcctctcatcagcagcatcgccggccctctctctctctcccatccCGCCCTCCCCGGCCGTCTCTGCACCCTCACCTCTTGGGCGTGGCTGCGCAGGCGCCAGAGAGTAGATGGAGTCAGCGCAaacgagaagggagggagagggggggagtcgctcaccctcccccctccctcatgcCTATTGCAGTGCACGCGACATCATCACCAACGCTGCGGCTCGTTTCTTCCACCAAGTCTGTCGATGTCTTCGCcggccttctctctctctcttctctctactcTCTACTCTCACACCACCGCCCACCACACTCTCGTCATCGGGATAAGCAGCTGTCCACTGAGCGTTACTGAGcgctgtccctctccccaccccaccccacccccgttGTCGGCATTCACTTACGCCTTCCCCCTTACCAAACGATCACcgacagccgcagcactaACAACCAACAGGCGAGCGCTGCGGCTTAAGTCCATGCGGCAGTTTACACGCCGGACGGCTCTGACAGCAACAGCCTTGCTGGCCGGCAGCTGCGTGGGGCGTAGCGGttccgctgcggcggcggcggcctcgtcctcctcctcatcgcaCAAGCATTCCtcagtgccgccgcgccactcACGCCCCGTCGGCGGCCGCGGTCCCGTCAAGGACCGCTTCCCCCCGGTGCCCACCGACCTCGCCGACCCGCgacgccgcctcgccgtcctTGTAGACGGCTCGAACCCCAATCTCATCCCCGGTGGCTGCACCACGGTGGATCAGGTGTACCGCACGAGCGCCCTCTTCACCACCGTGCTGCcggctgtgctgcaggtCGGTGTTCCAGTGCTGCTCCGCGTCTTTGCGCACCAGCTACCCGCTGTTTGGGAGCCGCTGCTagcagggagcagcagcagcgccgcacaaGGTGGAAGTGTCTCTGCCAGCCTTAATCCGCCAACTGATGGTGCCGGAAAGCCTATCTCTCTCATCCcgttccctcccccatcgtcgtcgtcggcatCGGCGttcacggcggcagcgataGGCACGGATGTCGTGCCACAAGTGCAGCTGGAGCACTTTCGGGTGGAGCGCTTCATCCCGCTGGCGATGCAGATCGAGGCGGATGCCCGCCACCTCTACGAGTTCCGCCACGCGAACAAGGTGGAGGGGGTATGCTACGTCTGCCATGAAGTCGACCGTGCCATGTACATCTCGCTCATGGAAGAGCAGCGAACGGGGTCGGTCGAACTAGAGGGCCTGCTGCGAGAAATTACCGGAAAGAGCCAGAAGGTGGagacgaaagagaggcagacggCTGAGGCAGCCTTCTTCAACCAGTACGTGCTGGATGAGTTGGGTATGGCTGGTGAACTGCTGGCCGACTCACGATCTAAGAACGGTGCGTGA
- a CDS encoding hypothetical protein (TriTrypDB/GeneDB-style sysID: LpmP.03.0720) yields MPSSPSSKPPPSVSFMDAVKQRYGSADDKDAEESLGLALAQDRKWEFVGALKTREKQSRHDRLALVVLRNCGINVAMHEPSAAAAASAGGGTNEVQEANMTRLEELDLSENTALSLTEVGKLVPHLPRLKTLQLCCIPNLLLVKGPTTVALSSAHLSKLVLNNTGFRSLAQLRALVEVPQLKELHLDSNKLISLDVVITPPPASPGTAEEMVASDSAVGAAAGEVVFPHVTTLSLSHNELSDWRAIGAAIVHVFPALTQLYLTDNKLEDLILPEALVARAAAGEALTAELEDGGVLQPYRYLHPLTLLCLKDNTTLCNTRTVDAVRILCPQLATFRITYSSLLPTWNEASSRMYVVAALPTITLLNRGTVRQKERLDSEMLYIQRGLLKRQLDQETRGDADNVDASAAVTPPPRITYPLVDVLQEKHKDVVLAIQRDGDTAMTTGSNYVMLSVTLFFVNGYAAAAATSSSSSLTVKQTQKLPSTLTVAKLKALIRQIFQIKPVDQRLSYRSGDDGVLESQTPLDNELETLGYYGVSDGAIVYVEDASLR; encoded by the coding sequence ATGCCGTCCTCCCCATCAtcgaagccgccgccgtcggtcAGCTTCATGGATGCGGTGAAGCAACGCTACGGCTCTGCCGACGACAAGGACGCGGAGGAGTCGCTCGGCCTGGCCTTAGCGCAAGACCGAAAGTGGGAGTTTGTCGGCGCGCTGAAAACACGTGAGAAGCAGAGCCGCCACGATCGACTCGCCCTTGTCGTGTTGCGAAACTGCGGCATCAACGTGGCCATGCACGAgccgagcgccgccgccgccgcgtccgcaggtggcggcacaaatgaggtgcaggaggcaAACATGACTCGACTAGAGGAGCTGGACCTGTCGGAGAACACGGCGCTCTCGCTGACAGAGGTGGGCAAACTCGTGCCCCACCTCCCACGCCTAAAAACactgcagctgtgctgcaTACCAAACCTGTTGCTGGTAAAGGGACCCACCACGGTGGCGCTCTCGTCAGCGCACCTGTCCAAGCTAGTGCTGAACAACACCGGCTTCCGCtcgctggcgcagcttcgTGCTCTTGTGgaggtgccgcagctgaaggagctgcactTGGATAGTAATAAACTCATCTCGCTCGACGTTGTCAtcacgccgccaccggcgtcgCCAGGgacagcggaggagatgGTGGCGAGCGACTCTGCCGtaggtgccgctgccggcgagGTTGTGTTTCCTCACGTCACGACGCTGAGCCTGTCGCACAACGAGTTGTCTGACTGGCGAGCCATCGGCGCCGCCATTGTGCACGTCTTCCCGGCACTCACGCAGCTGTACCTAACCGACAACAAGCTGGAAGACCTTATACTGCCGGAGGCCCTCGTCGCACGCGCGGCCGCTGGTGAGGCCCTCACAGCAGAGCTGGAAGAcggtggtgtgctgcagccgtaCCGCTATCTCCACCCACTGACACTACTGTGCCTGAAGGACAACACTACGCTGTGCAACACCAGAACGGTAGACGCGGTGCGGATCCTCTGCCCGCAGCTGGCCACCTTCCGCATCACGTACAGCTCGCTGCTTCCGACTTGGAATGAAGCTAGCAGCCGCATGTACGTCGTGGCCGCGCTGCCAACGATCACACTGTTGAACCGCGGCACCGTGCGGCAGAAGGAGCGGCTGGACTCGGAGATGCTGTACATCCAGCGTGGGCTGCTGAAGCGTCAGCTGGATCAGGAGACGCGTGGTGACGCTGACAACGTCGACGCCTCGGCTGCAGTcacgccgcctccgcgcATTACGTACCCACTCGTGGATGTGCTCcaggagaagcacaaggaCGTCGTACTCGCCATCCAACGCGACGGTGACACCGCCATGACAACGGGCTCCAACTACGTCATGCTCAGCGTCACGCTCTTTTTTGTGAACGGCtacgctgcggcggccgccacttcgtcgtcgtccagCCTGACGGTGAAGCAGACGCAGAAGCTGCCGAGCACGCTGACGGTGGCGAAGCTGAAGGCGCTGATTCGCCAGATTTTTCAGATCAAGCCGGTCGACCAGCGGCTCAGCTaccgcagcggtgacgacgGTGTGCTGGAGTCGCAGACGCCGCTAGACAACGAGCTGGAGACACTTGGATACTACGGGGTGTCAGATGGCGCCATCGTCTACGTCGAAGACGCCTCGCTGCGGTAG